The following is a genomic window from Mycolicibacterium sp. TY81.
TGGGCCCGGGCGTTCCTCGACGCCCTGTCGCACACCCGCGACTGACGCACCAAGATTTCAGGCCCCGGAGCAACCGCTCCGGGGCCTGAATCATGTTGGGGTACTTAGAAGATCGGCGTCATCTCGTCGATCAACCACTTGCCGTCGATCTTGCGGTAGTCGACCTTCAGCCGGCTGCCCTCGTAGTTGGGCTGCTTGCGCTCGTCGGTGATGACCCGGTTCACGAAAGCGAGAACTGTGCCCGAGTCGCGGTGCGACGAGATCATGCCCGCGCCAACGACATTCACCTGACTGATGAGCTTGCGCTTCACCGCGTCGTTGAAGATGTTGTTCTTGGCCGTCAGTTCCTCGTACCGCTTCCGGAACGCCGGCGTCATCAGCGTCAGCGCCTGCGTCGTGGACCGCTGCACGCTGCTGTACTCATAGCCAAGGATCTGTGGGATCTGGGACCTGGCCAGGCTGGGCAACTCGTCGGCCGTCGCCTGTTCGCCGGAAAGCTCCACGTGATTCCAGAACGCCGACCCGCCGAGCGCCCCGAGCGCCACCACGGCGACCGCCAACAGTGCGCCGAGCGCCACCAGCAACCGGTTCATCAGTTGCCTCCGTCCGGGTACTTGATGTCATAGGCACTCATGTGGCCGCTGTCGTCCTCGCGGATGAACACCCGCTGCCGGTACGGCGTCGACGGCTGGTTCACCCCGTTCATGTCGGACAGCGTCACGCGGACCGTCACCAGCACCTTCGCGATGTTGGAGGTGTTGTCGATGCTCTCCAGCGCCGCCGCGGTGATGACGGCCTCCGAGTTGGCCTGCGTCTGCTTGAACAGGTACTTCAGATTGTCGGCGTTGTTGCTCTGGTTCATCATGTCGCGCAGCGGGCCGGGGCCGATGCCATTGACGAAGCGGTTCACGCTCTCGTCGACGGTGTTCTGCGTGTAACTGAACATGTTGACCACGGTCTGCTTCGCGGTGTCGACGAACCGGAGCAATTGTCAATACCTGTGGATCGGGGTGTTTCAGGCGACCTCCGTTTCGGTGTGTTGATCGCCGTCTGACGGTGGTGTCGGTGGGGTGATGTCGGTGGGCCGTTCGAGCAGTTTGCCTTTGTGGAAGACCGCTCCGGCGCGGACGAGGGCGACCAGATGTGGGGCGTTGACGGCCCGCCAGCGGGCTTGGGCGGCGTCGATCAGCTTGTAGGCCATGGCCAATCCAGCGGCCCGCGATCCCGGACCCTTGGTGACCTTCGTTCTCAAACGCACTGTGGCGAAGGTGGATTCGATCGGATTCGTGGTACGCAGATGGATCCAGTGCTCGGCGGGGTAGTGGTAGAACTCCAGCAGGACATCGAGGTCGTCGACGATCTTGGCGACCACTTTCGGGTACTTCGCGCCGAAGGCAACCGCGAAGGCCTTGACCGCGACCTGAGCTTTGTCGATGTCTTCGGCGTTGTAGATGTCCTTGATGGCCGCCAGCGCGGCCGGATGCGCTGACTTCGGCAGCCCGGCCAGGACGTTGGCCTGCTTGTGGAACCAGCAGCGCTGCTCCTTGGTCGACGGGAATACCTCCCGCACCGCCTTCCAGAACCCGAGCGCGCCATCGCCGACGGCCAGCACTGGGGCGGTCATGCCGCGGCGTTTGCAGTCGCGCAGCAGATCCGCCCACGACTCGCATGACTCCCGATAGCCGTCGGTGATCGCCACGAGCTCTTTGCGGCCGTCAGCGCGCACGCCGAGCATCACCAGCAGGCACAGCTTCTCCTGGTCCAGGCGGACCTTGAGGTGAATGCCGTCGACCCACAGGTAGACGTAGTCGCTGCCGGACAGGTCCCGGGCAGCGAACGTACGGGCTTCGTCTTGCCACTGCGCGGTCAGACGGGTGATCGTGGTGGCCGACAACCCGGCACCCGAGCCGAGGAACTGCTCGAGTGCGGGCCCGAAGTCG
Proteins encoded in this region:
- a CDS encoding mammalian cell entry protein; the encoded protein is MNRLLVALGALLAVAVVALGALGGSAFWNHVELSGEQATADELPSLARSQIPQILGYEYSSVQRSTTQALTLMTPAFRKRYEELTAKNNIFNDAVKRKLISQVNVVGAGMISSHRDSGTVLAFVNRVITDERKQPNYEGSRLKVDYRKIDGKWLIDEMTPIF